In Kitasatospora sp. NBC_00240, the following are encoded in one genomic region:
- a CDS encoding HAMP domain-containing sensor histidine kinase yields MKDLLLIAAFAAVGAGASGLLGWPAVRLLRRRSVALSLFSVAVVTVLAMTTGTLAVAQAMFLSHHDLGVVITVLCMAAVVSLATAALLGRQVVAGSRALALAARTVGSDDGFAAPDGPLGSELAALSAELSATSARLAESRRREQTLESSRRELIAWISHDLRTPLAGLRAMAEALEDGVAEDPRRYHAQIRTEVDRLTGMVDDLFELSRIQAGALTLSLSRVSVYDLVGDAIAGAYPLARQRGVRLLGGSVEPAPVEVDGREITRVLGNLLVNAIRSTPADGVVAVAARQERDEVVLSVTDGCGGIPEPDLPRVFETGWRGVTARTPRVPAEVGADAAHSDARHGDSGAGLGLAIVRGIVEAHAGRASVHNVTGGCCFEIALPAAAALR; encoded by the coding sequence GTGAAGGACCTGCTGCTCATCGCCGCCTTCGCCGCCGTCGGCGCGGGCGCCTCCGGCCTGCTCGGCTGGCCCGCCGTCCGGCTGCTGCGCCGCCGGTCGGTCGCGCTCTCGCTGTTCAGCGTCGCCGTGGTCACCGTCCTCGCGATGACCACCGGGACACTGGCCGTCGCGCAGGCGATGTTCCTCTCGCACCACGACCTGGGGGTGGTCATCACGGTGCTCTGCATGGCCGCCGTGGTCTCGCTCGCCACCGCCGCGCTGCTCGGCCGCCAGGTGGTGGCGGGCAGCCGGGCGCTGGCCCTCGCCGCCCGGACGGTCGGCAGCGACGACGGGTTCGCGGCGCCGGACGGGCCGCTCGGCTCCGAGCTGGCCGCACTCAGCGCCGAGCTGTCCGCCACCAGCGCCCGGCTGGCGGAGTCCCGCCGCCGGGAGCAGACCCTGGAGTCCTCCCGGCGCGAGCTGATCGCCTGGATCTCGCACGACCTGCGCACCCCGCTGGCCGGGCTGCGCGCCATGGCGGAGGCCCTGGAGGACGGCGTCGCCGAGGACCCGCGCCGCTACCACGCCCAGATCCGCACCGAGGTCGACCGGCTCACCGGCATGGTGGACGACCTCTTCGAGCTGTCCCGGATCCAGGCCGGCGCGCTGACCCTCTCGCTCTCCCGGGTCTCGGTGTACGACCTGGTCGGGGACGCCATCGCGGGCGCCTATCCGCTGGCCCGCCAGCGCGGGGTGCGGCTGCTGGGCGGCAGCGTGGAGCCGGCGCCGGTCGAGGTGGACGGCCGGGAGATCACCCGGGTGCTCGGCAACCTGCTGGTCAATGCGATCCGCTCGACCCCGGCCGACGGCGTGGTGGCCGTGGCGGCCCGCCAGGAGCGGGACGAGGTGGTGCTCTCGGTGACCGACGGCTGCGGCGGCATCCCCGAGCCCGACCTGCCACGGGTCTTCGAGACCGGTTGGCGCGGCGTCACCGCCCGCACCCCGCGGGTGCCCGCCGAGGTGGGGGCCGACGCCGCGCACAGCGACGCCCGGCACGGGGACAGCGGGGCCGGGCTCGGCCTGGCCATCGTCCGCGGGATCGTCGAGGCGCACGCCGGCCGGGCGAGCGTGCACAACGTCACCGGCGGCTGCTGCTTCGAGATCGCGCTGCCGGCGGCCGCCGCCCTGCGCTGA
- a CDS encoding response regulator transcription factor, whose protein sequence is MLVVDDDPTVAEVVTGYLQRAGYRVDRAADGREALTRAAATRPDLVVLDLMLPGLDGLEVCRRLRASEGGDRLPVVMLTAKGEESDRILGLELGADDYVTKPFSPRELVLRVQSVLRRSASTGPVAGQPAQPARLTAGDLTLDPAARRAFRAGRELALTLREFDLLAFLLRNPGAAFGREELMQRVWGWEFGDLSTVTVHVRRLREKVEDDPAAPALITTVWGVGYRFDPTGKGPAL, encoded by the coding sequence ATCCTCGTCGTCGACGACGACCCCACCGTCGCCGAGGTGGTCACCGGCTACCTGCAGCGGGCCGGCTACCGGGTCGACCGCGCCGCCGACGGCCGCGAGGCACTGACCCGCGCCGCCGCCACCCGCCCCGACCTGGTCGTCCTCGACCTCATGCTGCCCGGCCTGGACGGACTGGAGGTCTGCCGCCGGCTGCGCGCCAGCGAGGGCGGTGACCGGCTGCCGGTGGTGATGCTCACCGCCAAGGGCGAGGAGTCCGACCGCATCCTCGGGCTGGAACTCGGCGCGGACGACTACGTCACCAAGCCCTTCAGCCCGCGCGAACTCGTCCTGCGGGTGCAGTCCGTGCTGCGCCGCTCGGCGAGCACCGGCCCCGTCGCCGGCCAGCCGGCCCAGCCCGCCCGGCTCACCGCCGGCGACCTCACCCTCGACCCGGCGGCCCGCCGCGCCTTCCGGGCCGGCCGCGAGCTGGCCCTCACCCTGCGCGAGTTCGACCTGCTGGCCTTCCTGCTCCGAAACCCGGGGGCCGCCTTCGGCCGGGAGGAGCTCATGCAGCGCGTCTGGGGCTGGGAGTTCGGCGACCTGTCCACCGTCACCGTGCACGTCAGGCGACTGCGCGAAAAGGTCGAGGACGACCCGGCCGCGCCCGCCCTGATCACCACCGTCTGGGGCGTCGGCTACCGCTTCGACCCCACCGGGAAAGGCCCCGCCCTGTGA